TGCTGACCGGCGAAGTCGAGCCCGAAGACGTGGAAATCGGCAAGCTCGTGGCGCTGTCCGCCGTGCGCCGCTACCCCAGCCGCATCAAGTGCGCGCTGCTGGGCTGGCACGCGCTGATGCACGCCATCGCCGGTCAGGGCGGCACGGCCAGCACCGAAACATCGCATTCAGGAGCATAGAAAAAATGGCGCGTTCACGCGAATCGGTCTTGCTGCGCCGCGACGTCGTCGGCGAGCTCGTGCCCTACGGCACGCCCTACGAACTGCAGGAAGGCACCTGGGCCGAAATCACCCAGGCGCTGGGCACCTCGTTCACGCTGCTGGTCGAAGGGCGCCTGGTGCGCCTGGGCGGCGCCGATGCCGACGCCATCGGCAAGGACCAGCCCGAAGCCATGACGGTGGAGCACGACGGCGACGACACCACCGACGAGGAAATCCGCCGCCTGATCGACGAGCAGCTGCACACCTGCTACGACCCCGAGATCCCGGTCAACATCGTGGACCTGGGCCTGATCTACAAGTGCGAGCTCGAGCCCTATGAGCAGGAAGCGGGTAAGCTGCGCATCACCATCGACATGACGCTCACCGCGCCCGGCTGCGGCATGGGCGAGGTCATCGCCAATGAAGTCAACGACAAGCTGCTGAACCTGCCGCGCATCGAGGAAGTGACGGTGAACATCGTCTTCGATCCGCCCTGGGACCGGTCGATGATGACCGAAGAAGCGCACCTGGCGCTGGGTCTTTGACTACTGTAAAGATAGCTGCTGACGCTTGACCAGCAAGCGCTGGCGGCATAAAAGGCTCAAAACCCTGGAGCCTTTCCCCTTTTACAGGCTGCTCCAGACCCGCGCCAGCCCGGACGCATGCAGGGCACCCACGATGAGGCAGATGCCCGAAGACACCCACCAGAATGTGCGCGAATTGCCCGGAAAGGCCGAGCGCAAGCACGGGAACGCCAGCGCGCGCGCCAGATAGACCGCGCTGACCGCCAGCAGCACCCAGCGGGTCAGCGGCAGCTGCGCCACCAGGCCGGCGGCGCTCAGGGCAAACAGCGCCCAGAGCGCCAGCACCGCCGCAATACCCAGCGTGGCAAGCGTCAGGGTCCGGTTCCCGCGCTCGGCCGCACGCGCCACGCGCTCTCCGGCGCCCATGAACCGGTAGGCCGGCGGTCCGATACCTCCTATGCACGCGAGGTGCGCAAGTGCGGCAAGCGCACTCAGAGAACCAGCAAGGGCAAGGGCGAGCGCGCCGTCATGGGGCCTGGTAAGGACTCGGTTGCGGAGAGGGAAGGGCCAACGCCCGCCGGCGTCGCAACATGAGCGGGGCCGGCCGGAGGGCAGGGCGGTCAGGCGGCATCGGCCATGGTCAGGGCATCGCCTCGGGCGCAGACAGACTTTTGCTGTAGCAACCCGAAGGGTCGAAGCAGCACACCCGCTTCTTGCCCTGGACCAGCATGTCGCAGGCCTTGGCGACACGGGTCTGCCGGGTCGTCGCCTGCTTTGCCGATTCCACCCAATGCACCCAGTCCACCCAGTCCACCCAGTCCACCCAGTCCACCCAGTCCACCCAGTCCACCCAGGCCAGGGTGGTGGTCGCGTTCCAGACGGCCTTGGCCAGGGGGCAGGCATCGAGCGCCTGGCGCAGGTCTTCGGGCAGCGCAGGTTCGGGCTCGGGCTTGACCGGCGCCATTTCAATGGTTACCGCATCACCAAAATCCGCCCCGGCCGCTGCACGCAGCGCGGTGTCGATCCGCAGCCAGTGGCCAAGCTGCCCGTCCGGCTCCAGCGTCGCCTGAAACGCCTGGCCGTTGAGCTTGCCCCCGATCGACGTTCTGCCGCGCCGCGGCAAGGCCTTGCTTGCCGCCTCGGGCAGCAGCACGAAGGCCCAGGAGCCGTCGTCGCCCGGCGCTGCGGGGCGCAAGAGTCTTGCGGTGAACAGGGAGGCGTTGACGGGCACCGTCGTGGAGATGGGCAGTGTGACAACGGGCACGCAGCATATTCCATAACCGCCGTCCGTGCAGCGCGGCCCGCGATCAGAAAATTTTCCACCAGGGGCGCTTTGGAGGCATCGCTTCAGCCGTGCTGGCCGACGCGGCAAACGGGCTTGGCGCGGGCGTGTCCGAATTTTTGTGTAAACGGGTCGGACTTCAATTGACGGAGATGCGGTCTCCGAACTGAATGGTAAAGCGGGTCAGCGCGGCCTTCCAATCCCGGATGGGCATGGTCCACTTCTGGCTGATGTTGCGCAGCGCCAGGTAGAACAGCTTGGTCAGCGCCTCGTCGCTGGGGAACGAGCCCCGGTTCTTGGTCAGCTTCCTCAGGCTCATGTTCACCGACTCGATGGCATTGGTGGTGTAGATGACCTTGCGGATTTCCGGCGGGTAGTCAAAGAACGGGGTCAAGCGGCTCCAGTTCCTGCGCCAGGACTGGCCGATGGGCAGGTACTCGGCATCCCAGCGGGCCTCGAATTCACCGAGCATCAGCTCGGCCTCTTCGGCGGTGGTGGCCGTGTAGATGCGGCGCAGGTCGGCCGCCACCTCTTTGCGGCGCTTCCATGAGACGTAGTTCAGGCTGTGGCGCACCATGTGAACGATGCACAGTTGCACAACCGCCTGGGGGAAGACGGCCTCGATGGCGTCAGGAAAGCCCTTGAGCCCATCGACGCAGGCGATGAAGATGTCCTGCACGCCCCGGTTGCGCAACTCGGTGACCACCTGCAGCCAGAACTTGGCGCCCTCGGTCTGGGCCAGCCACAGGCCCAGCACCTCCTTGTCGCCCGTCATGGTGATGCCGATGGCCAGGTACACCGCCTTGACCCGCACCGCGCCCTCGCGCACCTTCACATGGATGCAGTCCAGATAGACGATGGGATAAATCGGCTCCAGCGGTCGGGCCTGCCAGGCCTTGACCTCGTCGGCCACGGCATCTGTCACCGAGGAAATCAGGCTGGGTGAGACCTCGGTGCCGTACATCTCTTCGAGGTGGGCCTGTATCTCGCGCACCGTCATGCCACGGGCGTACAGCGAGATGATTTTGTCGTCGAAGCCGGCCCAGCGGGTCTGGTGCTTGGGGATGAGCTGAGGCTCGAAGCTGCCATGGCGGTCGCGGGGCACCTCAATGGGCAACTCGCCGAAATCGCCCTTGAGGGTCTTCTTGCTCTTGCCGTTGCGGGTGTTCCCGCTGGGGTTGGCCACCGCCTCGTTGCGTTCATGGCCCAGGTGCTCAGTCAGCTCAGCGTCCAGGGCTCGCTCGACCAGCAGCTTGGTCAGTTGCTTGAGCAGACCGTTCTCGCCGATGAGGTCTTCGGGCTTCTTGTAGTTGGCCAGCAGGCCAGACAGCAGTTCTTCGGGTACGTCGTGTTTCTTGGTGTTCATTGTGCTTACGGACAGGCCGGCTTACGCCGGCGGTGGATTGTCCGTTTACACAAAATTCTGCACACCCTCCTTGGCGCCAGCATTGTGCCGTCCTCGCCGTACTCTTCGCCTTCCTCGCCCAACACGCGCGCATCCAGGGCTTGAGCGATCGAGAACATCTTTCGAAAAATCTCTGCATCCGGATTCCTGACGGTTATTGCGCCGCAGTCAAAGTAGAACCACGCCATGTTGCCATTGACGTCATGCCCGGAATACGCAGTCCAGACCGCGAGCCCCTCGGCTTCCATCCGTAGCGCCTCACCACCCTGGATATTCACTTCCGCGTAGCCATCGAGACGCATATCCGCGTCGCAAGACAGGTAGGCATCCCAATCCTCCATGGAAATGACCGGGCCGTCCTTGACGAGTGGATCCTGCTTGCGCGTGATATGAACTTCGTAGCCCATGGAATTCCCCCCACCTCTGGTGCTCTGGAGAAAAAGCTCCAACTTCCCTCATTGCCGATTATCGGTTTGCGGCGGAAAAAAGCCGTTCCATGGTCGCGCCCGGGGTCTGGAAAGAACGACTGACGCCCGAACCAGGCCGACCCGCAATCCCCGGACTTTTATTCGCCCGCGCTCTTTTTGTTGATGACGGTCACCTTCCCTTCGCCCTCGACATAGGCCGCTTTTACATTCTCGATCTTGTCGATGCCTTGCTGCCTGAGATAGCCCATCAGCTCCTCTTGCGTGAGGAATTCGCGCCGCATGTTACGGCGCAGCAGCTTGCCATTGCGGATTATTTGCAGTGGTGGCAGGGAAACCAGACGCTCGAAAAATTCAAAGTGGTAACTGAGAGCATTCACAATATAATTGAACCCCATGATAATGAGGATGAGGAAGACGCCATCAGGAATGGCCGTGTAGTCTCCCAGTGAATGGGATGCCGCTGCAGTAATCAACAATATCAGCACCAGATCCATGGTCGCCAACTCGCCGCCAGTACGTCGGGGCATGATGCGCATCAGGAAAAGGATGCCAAAATACAAAATCGCTCCGCGAAGCACCAGCTCCCCCAGCGGAGTTTCAAGTGCGAATATGAGCGACCAGTCTGTTGGCAGGAGCTCCATGCTTCAATTGTGTCGCATTCGCAAGCGCCACTGCCTGAAGGTGAACCAGGCTTCACAATGACCTTCATCGGCAAGAGACGGTCCGACAACAGAGAAAAGAGCTGCTGAGCCGCCTGTCTGTGGGCCGGGGACGTCGCCTCCACACCGCGCCGGGTGAAGGCGGCGGTTTGGCAGCTCTTGCGCCACGTACCGACCCTTGGCCGGCGTTGGCTCGACATCAAAAAGCCGCCCTTGGGCGGCCTGGCGGTGAACGAGGTGGCAGGGGTTCAGGCCCCGGCCTTGCTCGCGGTGTAGCTCCTCTCCATGTTCGCCGCAATGCGCTTTTGCCACTGCGCCGGTCCGGTGATGTGCTGGCTGGTGCCGGTGGCGTCCACGGCGACGGTCACGGGCATGTCGACCACGTCAAACTCATAGATCGCCTCCATGCCCAGGTCTTCAAACGCCACCACGCGGGCGTGCTTGATGGCCTTGCTCACCAGGTAGGCGGCCCCGCCCACGGCCATCAGGTAGGCGCTCTGGTGCTTCTGGATCGCGGCGATGGCCTCGGGGCCGCGGTCCGCCTTGCCGATCATCGCGATCAGGCCGGTTTGCGAGAGCATCATCTCGGTGAACGGGTCCATGCGGGTGCTAGTGGTGGGGCCGGCGGGGCCGACGACTTCATCGCCTACCGGGTCGACCGGGCCGACGTAGTAGATGACGCGGTTGGTGAAGTCCACGGGCAGCTTTTCGCCCTTGGCCAGCAGCCCCTGGATGCGCTTGTGCGCGGCGTCGCGGCCGGTGAGCATCTTGCCGGACAGCAAAATGCGCTCGCCCGACTTCCAGCTGGCCACCTCTTCGCGCGTGAGCTGGTTCAGGTCCACGCGGCGCGATTCGGCGTAGTTGGGCGCCCAGTCGAGCCTGGGGTAGACGTCCAGGCTGGGCGGCGTGAGGTAGGCGGGGCCGGAGCCGTCGAGCACGAAGTGCGCATGGCGCGTGGCAGCGCAGTTGGGGATCATGGCCACGGGCTTGCTGGCGGCGTGCGTGGGGTAGAGGGCGATCTTCACGTCCAGCACGGTGGCCAGGCCCCCCAGGCCCTGTGCGCCTATGCCCAGGGCGTTGACCTTTTCATGCAGCTCCAGGCGCAGTTCTTCCACCTGGGTGAGCTTGTCGCCGCGGCTCGCGCGCTGCTGCAGCTCGTACATGTTCAAGTCTTCCATCAGGCTTTCCTTGGCCAGCAGCGCGGCTTTTTCCGCGGTGCCGCCGATGCCTATGCCCAGCATGCCGGGCGGGCACCAGCCAGCGCCCATGGTGGGCACGGTCTTGAGCACCCAGTCCACCAGGTTGTCGCCGGGGTTGAGCATCGCCAGCTTGGATTTGTTCTCGCTGCCACCGCCCTTGGCCGCGACGGTGACGTCCACGGTGTTGCCCGGCACCAGTTGCACGTGGGTGACGGCGGGGGTGTTGTCCCTGGTGTTCTTGCGCGCGAAGAGCGGATCGGCCACGACGCTGGCGCGCAGGCGGTTGTCGTCAAACAGATAGGCGCGGCGCGTCCCTTCGTTGGCGGCGTCTTCCACGCTTTGGTCGGGGCCGAAGCCCTCGAAGCGCACGTCCATGCCGATCTTGAGAAAGACGTTGACGATGCCGGTGTCCTGGCAGATCGGGCGGTGGCCCATGGCGCTCATCTTGCTGTTGGTGAGGATCTGCGCCATTGCGTCCTTGGCGGCGGGGCTTTCCTCGCGCTCGTAGGCCCGCACCAGATGCTGGATGTAGTCCGTGGGGTGGTAGTAGCTGATGAACTGCAGGGCGGCGGCGATGGATTCCACCAGGTCGTCGTAGCGGATGATCGTGGTTGTGGTCATGGGCAGAGGGCGTGGAGTCAAGGGCTGGCGCGCTGGAAGCGCGCCGCGGTTGGGCGTATGCTGACGGCGAAGGCACGCCGCGTGCACCCCTCTATTTTGACAGTGGAGCAGGCTATGAGAAACGCGACCATTGCATGTGTCTCGGTAACCCTGTTGGCCTTGTCGCTTGCGGCATGTGACCGACTGAGCGATGAAAACGAGGGCGAAGCATCGCCGACCTACGGCTTGACAGCGGACGAGGAGGTGATCTCCGAGCCAGGCAGCACGCCTGAACCGGCGCGCACAGCATCCGCGCAGGCTGCGTTCGCGCCAGCGCAGGAACGGCGCCCGGCGCAGTCTGGCAAGCTCAATCATCCGGCGGCGGCTGCCAGCACCAAGCACCTGCAAGCCGTGCACATCATGGATCCAAGCGGCTTTGCCCAACCCGTCGTGGCGGCGAACGCGCAGATTCCGCAGGGCTGGAAGCTGGTGGGTGGCATCCAGTGGAACCCGGGCACACCCTGCGGCAACAATCAGCTGCGCATCAACTGGGGCGCGGTCGCGCCCGATCAGATCACCGCCATCGGTGCGCTGCCGGGCTTCAACTGGCAGGTGGCCGGTGCGGCGCAGCAGTTCAACCCGTGCCCGGTGGTGGCGGTACGCGGTGCACGCGAGTTTCTGGAAGCCACCGCGCGCAATCTGCGCCAGGGGGCGCAAATCCAGGGCTATGAAGACCAGACCGCCGAGGCGATGCGCCAGCTCAAGCAGCCTCTGACTGCGGGCAAGCAACTTGATGCCGGGCAGCTTCTGATTGCCTATACCGAAAACGGCGTCCCGATGCAGGAGCTGCTGCGGGCGGCGGTGCACTTCAGCACCGTCGGAAGCTCGACGATGGGGCAGGTTTACATGGTGTATGGGCACCGGGCGCGTGCCGGGCAGCTCGATGCCGAACTGTTTTCCACCGTGGTGGCGAGCGTGCAGGGCAACCCCGAATGGCAGCAGGCGGCGATGACGCGCATCAGCAAAGCCATCAAGCAGCACCACGACGGCATCAACGCCGACATCAACGCCTGGAACGCACGCGAGATGGCCAAGATCAACGCGCGTGGCGCGGCCGATCGTGCGGCGATACGCGCGCAGACGAACCGCGAGATTGCCGCGATCAACAGCCAGACGGCGGCCAACACCGCAGCCACCAACGACCGCATCCACCGCCGCACGCTTGAAGGCATAGGCGAGTACAACACCTACAACGGCGTCGGCGGCAGCACGGTGCAAAGCAGTATCCACGGCGGCGCACGGGTGTTTCAGGATGCGAACAATCCGAACAGGGCCTACAGCACCGACCAACCTTACGCGCAGCCGTCCGGCGGCTATGTGGAGTTGGAGCGCAGGCGTTGATGCGCCGGGTCACTCCCGCGCGGCAACCGGTTTTTCAGAGAAAGAAGCAAAGAAGCGACATGACGAAGACACGCATCGAACACGACACCCTGGGCAACGTGGAGGTGCCCGCCGATCACCTCTGGGGCGCGCAGACGCAGCGCTCCAAGCAGAACTTCGCCATCAGCGGCGAGCACCAGCCGGCCGAGATCATCCATGCGCTGGTGACGGTGAAGAAGGCGTCGGCCAAGGTCAATCACGCCCTGGGCCTGATGGACGAGAAGAAGACGAACGCCATCATTGCCGCCGCCGATGAGGTGCTGGCGGGCCAGCATCCGGATGAATTCCCGCTGGTGGTCTGGCAGACCGGCTCGGGCACGCAAACCAACATGAATGTCAATGAGGTGCTGGCCAACCGCGCCAGCGAATTGATGGGCGGCGAGCGCGGCGAGGCGCGTCTGGTGCACCCCAACGACGACGTGAACAAGAGCCAGTCGAGCAACGACGTCTTCCCGACCGCGATGCACGTGGCGGCGGTCGATGCGATCACGCACAAGCTGCTGCCGGCCCTCCAGAAGCTGCACGCCACGCTGGCGGCCAAGGCCCAGGCGTTTGACGACATCGTGAAAATCGGCCGCACCCACTTGCAGGATGCCACGCCGCTCACGCTGGGCCAGGAGATCTCCGGCTGGGCCGCGCAGCTTGCGCATGGCGAGGCGCACATCCGCGCCGCGCTGCCGCACTTGAGCGAGCTGGCGCTGGGCGGCACGGCGGTGGGCACGGGGCTGAATGCGCCCAAGGGCTATGCCGAGCAGGTCGCGGCAGAGCTGGCGCGCCTGACCGGGCTGCCCTTCGTGACGTCGCCCAACAAGTTTGAATCGCTCGCGTCCTGCGACGCGCTGGTGCATGCGCACGGCGCGCTCAAGACGCTGGCGGCCAGCCTGATGAAGATCGCCAACGACGTGCGCTGGCTGGCCAGCGGCCCGAGGAGCGGCATTGGCGAGATCACCATTCCCGAGAACGAGCCGGGCTCTTCCATCATGCCGGGCAAGGTCAATCCCACGCAGTGCGAGGCGCTGACCATGCTGGCCGCCCAGGTGCTGGGCAATGACGTGGCGATCAACGTGGGCGGCTCCAGCGGCAACTTCGAGCTGAACGTGTTTCGCCCCATGATTGCCTGGAACTTCTTGCAGAGCGTGCGCCTGCTGGCCGATGGCATGGTGAGCTTCAACGACCATTGCGCCGCAGGCATCGAAGCCAACCGCGCGCGCATCGATGAGCTGGTGGGGCGCTCGCTGATGCTGGTGACCGCGCTCAACACCCACATCGGCTACGACAAGGCAGCCAAGATCGCCAAGAAGGCGCATCATGAGGGCACCAGCCTGCGCGAATCGGCACTGGCCCTGGGCTTTCTCACGGCCGAGCAGTTTGACGAATGGGTGGTGCCAGGCAAGATGGTAGGGCGGTAAGCTCCTTGATAGATAGCTTGAAGCGCATGCTGGTAAAGCGTTTGAGGCCGATTTGACTGAAATTCTTGCGCCGGACTCCTTTCTTGTGGCGCCGTTCAGGGCAGGGGCGGTGCGGTGGTGAAGCTGCCGTTCTTCAGCATCGGCCACTCCACGCACAGCCTGGAGGAATTCGCCGCACTGCTGCGCGAGCCCGGCGTGCAGCGGGTGGTGGACATCCGCAGTCTGCCCGGTTCGCGCCGCTACCCGCAGTTCAACCGCGAAGCCCTGGCTGAGGGCCTGGCGCAGCATGGCCTGGAGTACGAGCACGTGGCGCTGCTGGGCGGGCTGCGCAGCAAGACCGCGGGCGTGCCGCGCGAGACCAACGCCTGGTGGGAAAACGCCAGCTTTCACCGCTATGCCGACTACGCCTGCACGCCGGCGTTTGCCGAAGGTCTCGCGCACCTGATCGCCATCGGGCGCCGCCAGCGCTGCGCCATGATGTGCTCCGAGGTGCTGTGGTGGCGCTGCCACCGCCGCATCGTCACCGACCACCTGCTGGCGCGCGGCGAAACGGTCTGGCACATCATGCCGCCGGACAAGCTGGACGCGGCGCACCTGTCCGAAGGGGCGGTGGTGGGGGAAGGCGGCCGCATCACCTACCCGCCCGCCCGGCCGGCACCGGGTGCGGCGTGAGCTGAAGCGGCGTCGTTCAGCGCCCTGGCGCGCTGCCGTGGGCCCCGGCTTCCCGGCGGGCCGGCGGACAACGGCTCAGGGCTGCTCGCCGATGCGTCCGAGCAGCAGGTATTCCATGATGGCCTTTTGCACGTGCATGCGGTTTTCCGCCTCGTCCCAGACGACGGACTGCGGGCCATCGATGACTTCGGCGCTCACTTCCTCGCCGCGGTGCGCGGGCAGGCAGTGCATGAAGAGGGCGTCGGGCTTGGCCGCGGCCATCATCGCTTCGTCCACGCACCAGTCGGCAAAGGCCTTGCGCCGGGCTTCGTTCTCGGCCTCGTAGCCCATGCTGGTCCAGACGTCGGTGGTGACCAGGTCGGCACCCTGGCAGGCCTGCCTGGGGTCCTTGAAAATCTTGTAGCAGCCCACGCGCGGCTGGCGCTCGCCAAAGGCCAGTTTCTCGTCCACCTCATAGCCGCTGGGCGTGCTCAGGTGCACCGTGAAGCCCAGCAGGTCGGCCGCCTGCAGCCAGGTGTTGGCCATGTTGTTGCCGTCGCCCACCCAGGTGACCACCTTGCCGGCAATCGCGCCGCGATGCTCGATGTAGGTGAACAGGTCGGCCATGATCTGGCAGGGGTGGAATTCATTGGTCAGGCCGTTGATCACCGGCACGCGCGAATGCTCGGCAAAGCGTTCCAGGCGATCTTGCCCGAAGGTGCGGATCATCACGATGTCCGTCATGCGGCTGATGACCCGGGCGGTGTCCTCGATGGATTCGGAGCGGCCGAGCTGGCTGTCGGTGCTGGTCAGGTTGACCACCGTCCCGCCAAGCTGCCCCATGCCCGCCTCGAAGCTCACGCGCGTGCGCGTGCTGGCCTTCTCGAAGATCATCGCCAGGGTGCGGTCCACCAGCGGGTGGTACTTCTCGTAGCTCTTGAACTTGCGCTTGATCAGCGCGGTACGGGCAAACAGGTAGGCATATTCGTCGGCGCTGAAGTCGCTGAACTGCAGGTAATGCTTCATGGTGTGCCTCGTTTACTGCGACAGGAAGTTGCGCACCACGGGGTTGAGCCGAGCGACGATCTCGTCGGCCTCGGCGCGCGTGAGAATGAGCGGCGGCACGATGCGGATCACGCGGTCGGCGGTGACCGAAATCAGCAACCCGGCCTGCGCCGCCATGCCGATGAGCGCGCCGCAGGGGCGGTCCAGCTCCACGCCTATCATCAGGCCGCGCCCGCGCACCTGGGTGACGGCCTTGATGTCCGCCAGGGCTTCGCCCAGGCGGGCGCGCAGGTATTCGCCCACCGCGCTGGCATTGGCCAGCAGGCCGTCTTCTTCCATGATGGTGATGGTTTCCACCCCCGCGCGCATCGCCAGCGGATTGCCGCCAAAAGTGGTGCCGTGGTTGCCCGGCTGCAGCACCTCGGCGGCCGCACCGCGCGCCAGCACCGCGCCCACGGGCACGCCCGAGGCCAGGCCCTTGGCCATGCTCATCACGTCGGGCACGATGTCGGCCCACTGGTGGGCGAACCACTTGCCGGTGCGCCCCATGCCGCACTGGATCTCATCGAGCATCATCAGCCAGCCCTTGGCATTGCAGAGCTTGCGCACCTGCTGCATGTAGGCCGGATCCACCGGGTGCAGACCGCCTTCGCCCTGGATGGGCTCCATCAGCACCGCCACGATGTCGGGGTGCTGGGCCGCAGCCGCCTCCAGCGCCGCGATGTCGTCCACCGGCACGCGCACGAACCAGTCGGGCAGGGCGCCAAAGCCGTCGCGCACCTTGGAGTTGGCGGTCGCGGCCAT
This portion of the Comamonas flocculans genome encodes:
- a CDS encoding fumarate hydratase — its product is MTTTTIIRYDDLVESIAAALQFISYYHPTDYIQHLVRAYEREESPAAKDAMAQILTNSKMSAMGHRPICQDTGIVNVFLKIGMDVRFEGFGPDQSVEDAANEGTRRAYLFDDNRLRASVVADPLFARKNTRDNTPAVTHVQLVPGNTVDVTVAAKGGGSENKSKLAMLNPGDNLVDWVLKTVPTMGAGWCPPGMLGIGIGGTAEKAALLAKESLMEDLNMYELQQRASRGDKLTQVEELRLELHEKVNALGIGAQGLGGLATVLDVKIALYPTHAASKPVAMIPNCAATRHAHFVLDGSGPAYLTPPSLDVYPRLDWAPNYAESRRVDLNQLTREEVASWKSGERILLSGKMLTGRDAAHKRIQGLLAKGEKLPVDFTNRVIYYVGPVDPVGDEVVGPAGPTTSTRMDPFTEMMLSQTGLIAMIGKADRGPEAIAAIQKHQSAYLMAVGGAAYLVSKAIKHARVVAFEDLGMEAIYEFDVVDMPVTVAVDATGTSQHITGPAQWQKRIAANMERSYTASKAGA
- the argF gene encoding ornithine carbamoyltransferase — its product is MKHYLQFSDFSADEYAYLFARTALIKRKFKSYEKYHPLVDRTLAMIFEKASTRTRVSFEAGMGQLGGTVVNLTSTDSQLGRSESIEDTARVISRMTDIVMIRTFGQDRLERFAEHSRVPVINGLTNEFHPCQIMADLFTYIEHRGAIAGKVVTWVGDGNNMANTWLQAADLLGFTVHLSTPSGYEVDEKLAFGERQPRVGCYKIFKDPRQACQGADLVTTDVWTSMGYEAENEARRKAFADWCVDEAMMAAAKPDALFMHCLPAHRGEEVSAEVIDGPQSVVWDEAENRMHVQKAIMEYLLLGRIGEQP
- a CDS encoding aspartate aminotransferase family protein, producing MNAPTAAMASHVMNTYNRVPIALERGKGVRVWDINGKEYLDALAGIAVSTLGHDHPRLVPALQEQLARLIHCSNYYQVPGQERLAALLCERAHMDKVFFCSTGLEANEAAIKIALKHGVDRGVQRPRIVVYEHAFHGRSIATMAATANSKVRDGFGALPDWFVRVPVDDIAALEAAAAQHPDIVAVLMEPIQGEGGLHPVDPAYMQQVRKLCNAKGWLMMLDEIQCGMGRTGKWFAHQWADIVPDVMSMAKGLASGVPVGAVLARGAAAEVLQPGNHGTTFGGNPLAMRAGVETITIMEEDGLLANASAVGEYLRARLGEALADIKAVTQVRGRGLMIGVELDRPCGALIGMAAQAGLLISVTADRVIRIVPPLILTRAEADEIVARLNPVVRNFLSQ
- a CDS encoding IS256 family transposase, which produces MNTKKHDVPEELLSGLLANYKKPEDLIGENGLLKQLTKLLVERALDAELTEHLGHERNEAVANPSGNTRNGKSKKTLKGDFGELPIEVPRDRHGSFEPQLIPKHQTRWAGFDDKIISLYARGMTVREIQAHLEEMYGTEVSPSLISSVTDAVADEVKAWQARPLEPIYPIVYLDCIHVKVREGAVRVKAVYLAIGITMTGDKEVLGLWLAQTEGAKFWLQVVTELRNRGVQDIFIACVDGLKGFPDAIEAVFPQAVVQLCIVHMVRHSLNYVSWKRRKEVAADLRRIYTATTAEEAELMLGEFEARWDAEYLPIGQSWRRNWSRLTPFFDYPPEIRKVIYTTNAIESVNMSLRKLTKNRGSFPSDEALTKLFYLALRNISQKWTMPIRDWKAALTRFTIQFGDRISVN
- the sufT gene encoding putative Fe-S cluster assembly protein SufT: MARSRESVLLRRDVVGELVPYGTPYELQEGTWAEITQALGTSFTLLVEGRLVRLGGADADAIGKDQPEAMTVEHDGDDTTDEEIRRLIDEQLHTCYDPEIPVNIVDLGLIYKCELEPYEQEAGKLRITIDMTLTAPGCGMGEVIANEVNDKLLNLPRIEEVTVNIVFDPPWDRSMMTEEAHLALGL
- a CDS encoding DUF421 domain-containing protein; this translates as MELLPTDWSLIFALETPLGELVLRGAILYFGILFLMRIMPRRTGGELATMDLVLILLITAAASHSLGDYTAIPDGVFLILIIMGFNYIVNALSYHFEFFERLVSLPPLQIIRNGKLLRRNMRREFLTQEELMGYLRQQGIDKIENVKAAYVEGEGKVTVINKKSAGE
- a CDS encoding DUF488 domain-containing protein; translated protein: MKLPFFSIGHSTHSLEEFAALLREPGVQRVVDIRSLPGSRRYPQFNREALAEGLAQHGLEYEHVALLGGLRSKTAGVPRETNAWWENASFHRYADYACTPAFAEGLAHLIAIGRRQRCAMMCSEVLWWRCHRRIVTDHLLARGETVWHIMPPDKLDAAHLSEGAVVGEGGRITYPPARPAPGAA
- a CDS encoding DUF1905 domain-containing protein, with amino-acid sequence MPVVTLPISTTVPVNASLFTARLLRPAAPGDDGSWAFVLLPEAASKALPRRGRTSIGGKLNGQAFQATLEPDGQLGHWLRIDTALRAAAGADFGDAVTIEMAPVKPEPEPALPEDLRQALDACPLAKAVWNATTTLAWVDWVDWVDWVDWVDWVDWVHWVESAKQATTRQTRVAKACDMLVQGKKRVCCFDPSGCYSKSLSAPEAMP
- the fumC gene encoding class II fumarate hydratase → MTKTRIEHDTLGNVEVPADHLWGAQTQRSKQNFAISGEHQPAEIIHALVTVKKASAKVNHALGLMDEKKTNAIIAAADEVLAGQHPDEFPLVVWQTGSGTQTNMNVNEVLANRASELMGGERGEARLVHPNDDVNKSQSSNDVFPTAMHVAAVDAITHKLLPALQKLHATLAAKAQAFDDIVKIGRTHLQDATPLTLGQEISGWAAQLAHGEAHIRAALPHLSELALGGTAVGTGLNAPKGYAEQVAAELARLTGLPFVTSPNKFESLASCDALVHAHGALKTLAASLMKIANDVRWLASGPRSGIGEITIPENEPGSSIMPGKVNPTQCEALTMLAAQVLGNDVAINVGGSSGNFELNVFRPMIAWNFLQSVRLLADGMVSFNDHCAAGIEANRARIDELVGRSLMLVTALNTHIGYDKAAKIAKKAHHEGTSLRESALALGFLTAEQFDEWVVPGKMVGR